The genome window CGCGGAGGACCTCGAGCTGGCGATGGTCGAGCTCGGCCTGGCCGACTGGGTCGCGGAGCTGCCCCGGGGTCTGCAGACCCCGGTGGGGGAGCGCGGCAACGCGCTCTCCGCCGGTGAACGGCAGCTGGTCGCACTGGCGCGGGCCTACGTGGCCAACCCGGACCTGCTGGTCCTCGACGAGGCGACCTCGGCGGTCGACCCGGCCACCGAGGTCCGGCTCCAGCGGGCGCTGGTCGGTCTCACCAGCGGACGGACCACGATCACGATCGCCCACCGCCTGTCCACCGCGGAGGCGGCCGACGAGGTGCTGGTGTTCGACCAGGGCCGGGTCGTCGAGCGCGGACCCCACCGCGACCTCGTCGATGCCGGTGGTGTCTACGCGGGGCTGCACCTGAGCTGGCGGGCGGGCACCTCCAGCTGACGGCTGCGAGCCGCGACCGCGCCGGATGACCCTCGGTGTCGGGGCGTCGCAGCGGCTGGCTACCCTCGCCCCGGACCCACCGCGGGGGTGGGACGGGTGGGCGAGGAGCCTGTGGTGGCGACGGCGAATTCGACGGGGACCCTGGCGATCCCCGAACCCGGGCACGAGGTCGCACCGACCGCCACACACGACCTCGACGCCGCCCTCGCGACGCTGCGCGAGCGCGCCGCGGCGTGGATCGCCACCGACGTCGACGCCCGCCTCGAACTCCTGGCGGAGCTCGTCGACGACGCCCTGGAGGCCGCCCCGGCGTGGACGCTGGCCGCGGCCGAGGCCAAGGGGATCCGGCGGGACTCGCCGCTGATGGGCGAGGACTGGATCTCCGGTCCGCTCCTGGTGATCCGCAACCTGCAGCTGCTGGTCCGCACCCTCGAACAGGTCCGTGACACCGGGCGTCCGCAGCCGCCGTCGCTCGAGGTCGCGCCGAACGGGCAGGTCGTCGCGAAGGTGTTTCCCGTCGACTGGGTCGACCAGCTGCTGTTCACCGGGTTCACCGGCGAGGTGCGGCTGCAGCCGGACGTCTCCCTGGACCAGGCCGTCGCGCGCATCGGCCGCGTCTACCGCGACCCGCAGACGTCCGCGCCGACCGTTTCGCTGGTCCTCGGGGCAGGCAACGTCTCGTCGATCGGGCCGATGGACGCGCTGTACGAACTGTTCGCCCGCAACCGCGTCGTCGTGCTGAAGATGAACCCGGTCAACGCCCACCTCGGCCCCCACATCGGGGCCGCGTTCCAGCCGCTGGTGCGCGAAGGGTTCCTCCGCATCGTCTACGGCGGGCAGGAGGTCGGCGAGTACCTGACGACACACGACGCGGTCGACACCATCCACGTCACGGGGTCGGACAAGACCTACGAGGCCATCGTCTTCGGCACCGGCGAGGAGGGCGCACGTCGCAAGGCGGCGGGCGAGCCGAGGTCGACCAAACCCGTCACGGCCGAGCTCGGCAACGTCAGTCCGGTGATCGTGGTACCCGGACCCTGGAGCGAGAAGGACCTCGCTTTCCACGGCGAGAACATCGCGTCGATGCTGGTCAACAACGGCGGCTTCAACTGTGTCGCCGCACGGGTCGTCGTCCAGCACCGCCAGTGGGCCAAGCGGCGCAAGCTCGTCAACGCCATCCGCGACTCACTGCGTCGGGCCGAGCCCCGCGTGCCCTACTACCCGGGCGCGGTCGAGCGGTGGCGGCAGTTCACCGCCGCCCATCCCACGGCCGAGTGGTACGGGACCGCCCCCGGCGAGGGCGACGACGACCGGCTGCCGTTCACCCTCATCCCCGACCTCGATCCCGACGACCTCGACGACGTGGCGTTCACCACCGAGTCGTTCTGTGGCGTGTTCGGCGAGGTGGCGCTGGACGCGCCGCGTGCGGTCGGCGACTACCTCGACGCCGCCGTGGAATTCTGCAACGAGACCCTGTGGGGGACGCTGTCGGCGTCGATCCTGGTCCACCCGGACTCGATGAAGGACCCCGAGATCGCCATGGCGGTCGAGCGTGCCATCGACCGCCTGCGCTACGGGTCGGTCGTGGTCAACCACTGGTCGGCCGTGCCCTACGGCATGGCTTCCACCAGCTGGGGTCCCTACCCCGGCTCGACCCCGCAGGACATCCAGTCGGGAACCGGCGTCGTGCACAACACCTTCCTGCTCGAGGACGTCGAGAAGGCGGTCGTGCGCGGACCGTTCCGCCCGCCGCTCAAGCCGGTGTGGTTCCACAGCCACCGGGCGTTGGCGAAGCTCGCGCCCAAGCTGGTCGAATTGACCGCGACGGGGGACCGGCGCCTGCTGCCCGCGATCAGCTGGCACGCGTTGCGCGGCTGACCCTGTCGCGCCTGGCGGTCCATGTCGCGCAGATCCCGCACCGATGCGCGATCGGCGCGACACGGAGCGGCAGCCGCGACATCAGCGGTCCCCGGCCGGCGTGAGCGCGACCAGCCGGTAGACGCCGGGGTCCTCGGCGTCGTCGCTGTCGCACGACAGCGGACGTGGGACGCCCGTCGGTTCGCGGACCACCTCGGCGACGAAGTCGGTGCCCTCCGCCCGCAGGCCGAC of Egicoccus sp. AB-alg6-2 contains these proteins:
- a CDS encoding aldehyde dehydrogenase family protein yields the protein MATANSTGTLAIPEPGHEVAPTATHDLDAALATLRERAAAWIATDVDARLELLAELVDDALEAAPAWTLAAAEAKGIRRDSPLMGEDWISGPLLVIRNLQLLVRTLEQVRDTGRPQPPSLEVAPNGQVVAKVFPVDWVDQLLFTGFTGEVRLQPDVSLDQAVARIGRVYRDPQTSAPTVSLVLGAGNVSSIGPMDALYELFARNRVVVLKMNPVNAHLGPHIGAAFQPLVREGFLRIVYGGQEVGEYLTTHDAVDTIHVTGSDKTYEAIVFGTGEEGARRKAAGEPRSTKPVTAELGNVSPVIVVPGPWSEKDLAFHGENIASMLVNNGGFNCVAARVVVQHRQWAKRRKLVNAIRDSLRRAEPRVPYYPGAVERWRQFTAAHPTAEWYGTAPGEGDDDRLPFTLIPDLDPDDLDDVAFTTESFCGVFGEVALDAPRAVGDYLDAAVEFCNETLWGTLSASILVHPDSMKDPEIAMAVERAIDRLRYGSVVVNHWSAVPYGMASTSWGPYPGSTPQDIQSGTGVVHNTFLLEDVEKAVVRGPFRPPLKPVWFHSHRALAKLAPKLVELTATGDRRLLPAISWHALRG